In a single window of the Desulfuromonadales bacterium genome:
- the fmt gene encoding methionyl-tRNA formyltransferase, producing MILPKDIRTVFMGTPEFALATMEGLLDFGLNLVGVFTQPDRPSGRGKKLTPPPVKILAASRGIRVFQPLKLRAPEVVSELRALAPDLIVVVAYGQILPKSVLDIPKYGCINVHASLLPAYRGAAPINQAIVDGRTETGITTMLMDVGLDTGDMLVKKTTAIGPFETAGVLHDRLALLGREAMEETLRQLCAGTLHPEKQDDTLSSYAPMLKKEDGRIDWRRSAAEIHNQVRGLEPWPGAYTHLDGEVLKIAHTTPEEGVGEPGAIVSVGPDGIRVACAGGVLKIGELQLPGKKRLPAGEFLRGRPIPTGARLES from the coding sequence GTGATCCTTCCCAAGGATATCCGCACCGTCTTCATGGGGACCCCGGAGTTTGCCCTGGCCACCATGGAGGGTCTGCTCGACTTTGGCCTGAATCTCGTCGGCGTCTTCACCCAGCCCGACCGTCCCAGCGGCCGCGGCAAGAAGCTGACCCCGCCGCCGGTCAAGATTTTGGCCGCGTCTCGCGGGATCAGGGTCTTCCAACCGCTAAAACTGCGGGCACCGGAAGTGGTGAGCGAACTGCGGGCACTCGCTCCCGACCTTATCGTTGTCGTCGCCTACGGTCAGATTCTTCCCAAAAGCGTCCTTGACATCCCGAAATACGGCTGCATCAATGTTCATGCCTCGCTGCTCCCCGCCTACCGCGGTGCGGCGCCGATCAACCAGGCGATCGTCGACGGCAGAACGGAGACCGGCATTACCACCATGCTGATGGATGTTGGCCTCGATACCGGCGACATGCTGGTGAAGAAGACGACCGCCATCGGCCCTTTTGAAACTGCCGGAGTGCTGCACGACCGACTGGCGCTGCTCGGCCGTGAAGCGATGGAAGAGACCCTGCGGCAGCTCTGCGCCGGAACCCTGCATCCCGAGAAACAGGACGACACTCTCTCCAGCTACGCGCCGATGCTGAAGAAGGAGGACGGCCGCATCGACTGGCGCCGCAGCGCGGCAGAGATTCACAACCAGGTGCGGGGACTTGAGCCGTGGCCCGGTGCTTATACCCATCTGGATGGCGAAGTGCTGAAGATTGCCCATACGACCCCGGAGGAAGGTGTTGGCGAACCGGGAGCGATTGTCTCGGTCGGCCCGGACGGGATTCGCGTCGCCTGCGCCGGCGGCGTACTGAAAATCGGGGAACTGCAGTTGCCCGGCAAGAAGCGTCTGCCGGCCGGCGAATTCCTGCGCGGCCGACCGATCCCAACCGGTGCCCGCCTGGAATCCTGA